A single region of the Hippopotamus amphibius kiboko isolate mHipAmp2 chromosome 6, mHipAmp2.hap2, whole genome shotgun sequence genome encodes:
- the CALHM4 gene encoding calcium homeostasis modulator protein 4, with translation MSPALNNIVSSLQRSGTLINSLIAALTFGGQQLFSSFTFRCPCQVGKNFYYGSAFLVIPALILLVAGFALRSQTWTITNAYCCSCIPPPRRISPLERKLACLRFFSITGRALVAPLTWLAVTLLTGTYYECAASELAPVDHYRVFDNLSASKREEILAGFPCRKSASPDMILVRDEVALLHRYQSQMLGWILIILATIAVLVSCSLVRCCSPFTSLQHCYWNNHLRNERELFEQAAAQHSRFLILQRIRKLFGFIPGNEDVRHIRIPSCQDWKEISVPGFLYMGNDMQGHYSFLGDRVDEDNEESKSGGIELKPLS, from the exons ATGAGCCCGGCTCTTAACAATATTGTATCTTCTCTGCAGAGAAGTGGAACATTGATCAATTCTTTAATTGCCGCTTTGACTTTTGGTGGGCAACAGCTCTTCTCCTCTTTCACATTCAGATGTCCCTGTCAGGTGGGGAAAAACTTCTATTATGGTTCTGCTTTTCTAGTCATTCCTGCCTTAATCCTTCTGGTTGCTGGCTTTGCTCTGAGAAGCCAGACGTGGACAATTACCAATGCATACTGCTGCAGCTGCATCCCTCCGCCTCGGAGAATCAGCCCCCTGGAGCGCAAGCTGGCTTGCCTTCGCTTCTTCAGCATCACCGGGAGGGCACTTGTTGCTCCATTAACGTGGCTGGCGGTGACCCTGCTGACAGGCACCTACTACGAATGTGCAGCAAGTGAACTCGCACCTGTGGACCATTACCGAGTGTTTGACAATCTCAGTGCCAGCAAACGGGAAGAAATCCTAGCTGGGTTTCCATGCCGCAAATCAGCTTCACCTGACATGATCCTGGTCCGTGATGAAGTAGCTCTTCTGCACAGATACCAGTCACAA ATGCTGGGCTGGATTTTGATCATCTTGGCAACCATCGCTGTCCTAGTCTCCTGCTCTTTGGTGAGATGCTGCTCTCCCTTCACCTCTCTGCAGCATTGCTACTGGAACAACCACCTCCGCAATGAGAGGGAGCTCTTTGAACAAGCGGCAGCGCAGCACTCACGGTTCCTCATCCTGCAGCGTATAAGGAAGCTATTTGGCTTCATTCCTGGAAATGAAGATGTCAGACACATCCGTATTCCCTCATGTCAGGACTGGAAAGAGATTTCGGTACCCGGCTTTCTCTACATGGGTAATGACATGCAAGGTCACTATAGCTTCCTTGGAGACAGGGTGGACGAGGATAATGAAGAAAGCAAATCAGGAGGTATTGAATTAAAACCTTTATCATAG